The Diospyros lotus cultivar Yz01 chromosome 15, ASM1463336v1, whole genome shotgun sequence genome has a window encoding:
- the LOC127792387 gene encoding uncharacterized protein LOC127792387 has protein sequence MLTMEDQARFQNSLSLTQLMRSLFLRKITQLLLSVSVFSFIFSCSEWYYSFKAPMLSQAVDKNCIFLICNGILVLLAKTSGCNSHPFKMIEDREAPLLEMEDSFLDKQVSLEAMEPSENALIEEEEAPNGLLVKLEEEEDEEEEEEEEEEAPNGLLVKEEEEEEASNGLLIEGEEEGTTENNGFPDELEGENEAMSTEEWNKKFDEFIRRMKEEFRIEACEQQLIMA, from the coding sequence atgcttACCATGGAGGATCAAGCTCGGTTCCAGAACTCACTGAGTCTGACTCAGCTGATGAGGTCTCTATTTCTGAGGAAGATCACACAGTTGCTACTCTCAGTGTCTGTGTtctccttcatcttctcttGTTCAGAATGGTATTATTCCTTCAAGGCCCCAATGCTGAGCCAAGCTGTGGACAAAAACTGCATCTTCCTCATCTGTAATGGGATCCTGGTCTTGCTTGCTAAGACCTCTGGCTGCAACAGCCACCCCTTCAAGATGATCGAAGATAGAGAAGCTCCATTGCTGGAGATGGAGGACTCGTTTCTAGACAAGCAAGTCTCACTGGAAGCTATGGAGCCTTCAGAGAATGCtttaatagaagaagaagaagctccaAATGGGCTTCTGGttaaattagaagaagaagaagacgaagaagaagaagaagaagaagaagaagaagctccaAATGGGCTTCTggttaaagaagaagaagaagaagaagcttccaATGGGCTTCTgatagaaggagaagaagaagggactACAGAAAACAATGGCTTCCCAGATGAATTGGAAGGAGAAAATGAAGCGATGAGCACAGAAGAGTGGAACAAGAAGTTTGATGAGTTTATAAGGAGGATGAAGGAAGAATTCAGGATTGAAGCTTGTGAGCAACAGTTGATCATGGCTTAG